A genomic stretch from Leptodactylus fuscus isolate aLepFus1 chromosome 10, aLepFus1.hap2, whole genome shotgun sequence includes:
- the LOC142183161 gene encoding uncharacterized protein LOC142183161, translating into MLIKIRLPGQTGSPGLKGNPGSPGKAGPQGLKGDRGDKGINGTPGPQGLKGEKGSLGPSGPTGAVGGPGAKGSTGATGAPGSPGVKGDAGAKGDKGDLGPQGLKGERGATGEKGVPGIPGTKGAIGPPGTGATGAKGDKGDGGLQGIKGEKGSIGATGVTGAPGAAGAKGATGATGPQGIKGAAGAKGDKGDPGPQGLRGNDGSAGAKGSTGVPGAAGAKGERGLAGPPGPAGATGPAGVKGDKGDPGVQGIKGERGLPGATGATGIAGAKGAIGATGTPGKQGINGSPGAKGDTGSPGIQGAKGERGLPGPAGIAGAPGIAGARGATGAPGISGAKGATGAKGDKGDSDASLSSKIVNLENKIAALEKSLLSLKKVCYFQSGVVTSGSKIYATNGIEGNYETAKTTCQGAQGTIATPLNSAENVAITQIVKARGRRTFLGINDQKQENNFVYTNGNKISYKNFHPSEPNGGRNENCIELMDQGQWIDRSCDHKNMIVCEF; encoded by the exons ATGCTTATTAAAATAA GATTGCCCGGGCAAACCGGAAGCCCGGGTCTAAAAGGAAATCCAGGCTCTCCGGGTAAAGCAGGACCCCAAGGTCTAAAGGGAGATCGGGGTGATAAAGGGATAAATGGCACACCAG GTCCACAGGGTCTTAAAGGAGAAAAAGGTTCCCTAGGACCTTCAGGGCCAACAGGTGCTGTTGGAGGTCCTGGTGCTAAAGGTTCTACTGGTGCAACTGGAGCCCCTGGGAGTCCAGGAGTTAAAGGAGATGCTGGTGCCAAAGGAGACAAAGGCGACCTAG GTCCTCAAGGATTAAAAGGAGAGAGGGGAGCAACAGGGGAAAAAGGAGTCCCAGGAATACCGGGGACCAAAGGTGCCATTGGACCACCTGGAACAGGAGCAACTGGTGCAAAAGGGGACAAAGGGGACGGAG GCTTGCAAGGAATAAAGGGGGAAAAAGGATCCATAGGGGCAACAGGGGTAACAGGCGCTCCTGGAGCTGCAGGTGCTAAAGGTGCAACCGGGGCAACAGGACCACAAGGCATTAAAGGAGCTGCTGGGGCCAAAGGAGATAAAGGAGATCCAG GACCACAAGGACTTAGGGGTAATGATGGTTCAGCTGGTGCTAAAGGTTCAACGGGTGTCCCCGGAGCTGCTGGTGCAAAGGGCGAAAGAGGATTAGCTGGACCACCCGGACCAGCAGGGGCAACGGGACCTGCGGGTGTTAAAGGAGACAAAGGAGATCCAG GTGTGCAAGGAATAAAGGGAGAAAGGGGACTACCTGGTGCTACAGGGGCAACAGGCATTGCAGGTGCAAAGGGCGCTATTGGGGCAACAGGAACTCCAGGCAAACAAGGTATAAATGGAAGCCCAGGTGCCAAAGGAGATACAGGAAGCCCAG gtaTTCAAGGAGCAAAGGGAGAAAGAGGTCTACCAGGTCCTGCAGGGATAGCTGGGGCTCCGGGGATAGCAGGTGCTAGAGGAGCCACTGGAGCCCCAGGGATTTCAGGTGCCAAAGGAGCAACTGGTGCTAAAGGAGACAAAGGAGATTCTG ACGCTTCTCTCTCCTCAAAAATAGTAAACTTAGAAAACAAAATCGCTGCTCTAGAGAAAAGTCTTCTGTCTCTCAAAAAAG TTTGCTATTTCCAAAGTGGAGTTGTGACATCTGGAAGTAAAATATATGCCACAAATGGAATAGAAGGTAATTATGAGACGGCCAAAACGACCTGCCAAGGAGCCCAAGGCACAATAGCCACACCGCTAAATAGCGCCGAAAATGTCGCCATAACCCAGATCGTCAAAGCTCGGGGCAGAAGAACGTTTCTCGGAATAAATGACCAAAAACAAGAAAACAATTTTGTATATACTAATGGCAACAAAATTAGTTACAAGAACTTCCATCCAAGTGAGCCTAATGGGGGCCGAAATGAAAATTGTATTGAATTGATGGACCAAGGACAATGGATCGATAGGTCTTGTGATCATAAGAATATGATTGTGTGTGAATTCTAG